The DNA segment CGGGAAGGGGGTAGGGAGAGAGGGcactgtatgcatgtggaggtcagagaacagccaaTAAAGTGGGCTCTCTTCCTTATGCTAGTTCAAATTCAGGGATGAAATTAGGGACTGTGGGGTTTGGTGGCATCACCTTTACCAGCCGAGCCATCCCACTCACCCTCAGTCTCTCTCCTTTACATCCCTGTTCTCGCCCAGACCTAGCTTGCTTCTTCCCAACTGCCTGGCCATGATGGAGACGCTGGAAGATGCCCCAGAACCCTTTTTTGGGAAGATGTCTGTGGATCCTAGACTTCCCAGTCcttttgatattcctcaggtagGGTTCACTCCCTTAGGACCCCTCAGAAATCACGAGATAACAGCGTAGGAGGAGGAGTTAGTTGGTGTTCCTGTCACTCTGGAGCTGAGATTTAGGAATGGGACATTGCCATGGAACAAGGGGGTTGCTGGGTGCAAGCAAGCAGAGCCCCAGATCCTGCTTACGAAAGGGCCAACCTGATAGGATGGTGTCCTCGCCAGAGGTGTTCTCCCTGCCACCTCCCACCGTTCCCACCACCGAGACCCTACTCTCAGGCTTCACCTGGTTATGTTGGcttttcttccctgtcttcttccATCTCCCACAACTTAGATTACATTACTCCAGCCACCATTTCCCATCTAAGCAGCGGGTCCTGAATGCAGACAGTAACAGCATCCAGGGATCCCTCGGTACCTGGATTTAGGGGTTCTCATCCCTACTCTGTCCTCTTCTCTAGACACCTTAGTTCCCAAACCCCAGCCCATTGCACATGTCCCATAGGTGCCACAATTACTTGTGACAGTGAGCATCCCAACAGTGTAAGAGTGGCCAGTCATTCTCTGCTAGTCAGGTTCTACTTGTCCTTCCAGACTTAGCTCAGATGCCACCCTTTCCATGAAATCATCCCACTTGAAGCCAAAAGTAAATGATGCCTGGAATCTGAATGCTTTGCTAAGGCTGCTTTTTCATAGATCTATTAGAATTGTACACAAATTTGTCTCCACCACCAGCTACCCATGACAACACAAATTGACCAGGCTAATTTGGGGGGTGAGCTTAGGGCCGGGACAGGAGGGACACTAGGTGGTGGTGGCCTCTGACATACTGTTGTCAAATGGCACAAACATCTGTTAGGGCTGGAGGGGTAGTCTACTGGTAGAGTATTTGCTTACCATGTACAAGGCCCTAGATTTGATTccccaaacacactcacacatacagacatactacacacatacacactcacactggaTGTGGTAATGTAAGCTAAAATAAGAATTCAAGAGTCtcaaggagggctggagagatggctcagtggttaagaatactggtggctcttccagaggtcctgagttcaattcccagcaatcacatggtgacttacatgcagatagaacactcgtgtatatataaaatcaatagataaatcttttttaaaaagtctcaggGAGGAGAGCTGTCAAGCAGGAAAGGACTGGaactatggctcagtggttgtgtGTCCTGCTCTTGCATAGGACAGGACTTCACCACCAGCCTTcagccacctataactccagctctggggatccAACATCtattgccctcttctgacctccaagggtgcatacaaacatacataaagtattttaaaacaatttttaggccaacctgggctacacaataagacctgtctcaaaaacaaataaatagaagaagaaaGCTAAAATTCCAAGATAAAAAATAGAGATACTGCCAGATAGGTGTCCAGTGTGCACCTAGTGTGTGAAGAGAGGATACAGAGGACTAAAGATGAGACCTATCTTTTCTTCCCAATTTCTTCCCAAAGATTCGACACCTTTTAGAGGCTGCAACCCCGGAAAAAACTCGTAAGGAGACCCTTCCTGAAGCCACTCCAGACCCCAGGAAGCCTGGTTAGCAGAGAGAATCTTGCTGTAAAAGGGTGCAGAATCCCCAAGGGCTGAAAaataccactttaaaaaaaaaaaaaaaaagccaggcccaGTTGGCCCCAGTGAtccacacctgtaaccccatctCCTAGAGGAGCTGAGATGGGAAAACTCCAAGTACAACACATGCCTGGCTTAAgtactgagttcaaagccagctaaGACCGGTTAAGGAGATCATTTAAACATTTACtttaaaaagggggagggggggcgctggagagatggctcagtggttaagagcactgactgctcttccaaaggtcctgagttcaaatcccagcaactacatggtggctcacaaccacccataatgagatctaatgcccccttctggtgccTCTGAAGTCAGTTACAATGTacttaagatataataataaataaatcttagctgggcagtgatggtgtacacctttcatcccagcacttgggaggcagaggcaggtggatctctgagttcaaagtcagcctggtctacagagtgatttccaagacagccagagctacacagagaaaccctgtctcgaaaaacaaaacaaaacaaagtctcaAGTGGACATcagtaatcccaggactcagaaagtggaggcagagccaggcgtggtgatggtatatttagtcccagcactggggagtcagaggcaggcttatctgagtttgaggccagcctggtctacagaatgagttccaagatagccagggttatatagcaagaccctgtctcaaaaacaaacaaaaaagaaaagcatttgggATATTTGCTAGTAACTTGCCTGGCTCTTAGGCTCCAAAGTCCATGTTTTTGCCCCAACAACTTAGAAGCAGTAGACCCGGTATGACTTTCCTACCCTTCCAGACAGGACCTTGGCCACCGTGCAGTCCCCTGAGGTCATCACCTTACAGGAGGCAGAGCCCATCCGCATGCTGCAGATTGAAGTGAGTTCCCCCATCCAGTCTCACTGCATCCCTGTGCTTCTGCCACCTTCCCATGTCCCCATTCTGTCCCCATAGACCCAGGGGCCTTCCTTAGGCTCAGACTCCAAAAATCTACTCTCCCCCTCTCCGTAGGGAGAGCAGGATCTCCCAGAGATCAGTCGAGGAGACTTAGAACTGCTGATCGCAGAGAAAGATGACGCCATCTTGCTAGAGGAACGTCAGAGAGGCAGGCTTCTCCGACAGCGGAGAGCTTCACTACCACTGGATGGTCAGATCCCTGTACAGCCAACCTGGGAATGGACAGTGTCCTGTCCTCCTCTCTCCTAACCGTTCTGATCTTCTTTCTGCAGAATCCAGGGAAGAACCCCGGGCCCTAGAAGGTGCTGGTTTGGTCTCGGCACTCTCACCTCCAGCTCCTGCGCAGTAAGAGCAGGAATCCCTGAACCAGGCAAGGGGTCACTGCTGGGAAGGGTTTCCTTATCTGCCTATTTCCCCTCAGGGTGGAAGGGATACAAGAAGCACTACCAGGCCAGGTCTTCCCTCCTGAGGTACAGAAGATGACAGGCTGGGAGCCTGGGGCCCTACTCACTGGTAAGTGTCCATCACTGGGTCCTTTAAGAACACTTGCACAGTAGCAGAGACAAAAGCCTGTACCCACCACCTTCTGAGGGAGACCCTGGGTGGCTTCTTGTGCTGGTAGCTGTAAGAGTGAGGACTAGTCTACTGTGGAGCTTGTGTCTGTAGCCCAATCACTTGCAGAAGctggggctgaggcaggataGCCATAAACTTGAAGCCAGCTTAGGCTATAGGGCcaaaccttgtctttaaaagaaaaaaagtgagagGGCTTATGGGTATTGTTGCAGAGGTGACCCCACCTCAGGAGCTGCGGCTGCCTGCCCCACCCAGTACAGAGGTGAGTAGGTTCTTCTCCAAGCTGTCTTTTTACTTTCCCCTACGACACCCTTGTCCCTAAGCCCAGGACCATTCCGAGTGTACAGTGAGGATTTTGCTTCTATCAGTAAAAGATACCCCTTTCCATAGGTCACGGTGTGGCCTCGCTTCCCAGTCGGTGTAAGCTTGAGTAAGGACCTTACCCCCGCTTCTTCCCCAGACAACTGAGAAGGGGCAGTGTGGGCCCACAGGTGGTCTGCTGGGAAATGGAGAATAACCTGACTTTTGCCTCCCTCCAACTCCAGAAGAGGCTCCCGTCTCTTCAGAGGCCACTTCCCCGCCGACACCGGCGGCGCCAGTTATTATTCTGGGACAAGGAGACCCAGATCTCTCGGGAGAAGTTTGAGGAACAACTGCAGACTGGGGCTCACTGCTGGGAGTATGTGAGTACAGCCCAGGTCACCCTAGGGAATAGAGGGATGCGGGTCTGGCTGGACTTCTGAACTCCTAAGAATAATGGGAACCTGACAAAAAAAGGCCCTATTTCCTAGATGTGAGGGACTGCTTATACAGACACCAGGCTAGCAGCTGGCTTAGCCTCAAGCACTATAGGGCGGGTCTTGAGCCTGAACACAGGGGCAGGGGCCCTGGGAACTAAGGATGGCAAAGGAGGGGCAGGAAGAAGGGGCTTGCTCATAAAAGGGCCAATGGCCTTCCACCATCTTGCAGCCAGTGGCCCAGCCTCCCAAGAGGATGCTCACAAGCCCAGCGGAGCTCTTCAGAACCCCAACTCTCTGTAAGAATGGTGAAGACTGGAGCAGGTGGGAGCTTCAGAGCCTGGGAGCTTCAGTTTTATGATTGAAACCCATTTCCTCTCTTGTCAGCTGGCTGGCtacccccagaactcctaggTTTATGGACACACTGTGCCCAGGTCCCCCAAAGAATGCTCAGACAAAGGCCACAGCTGGAGACTGAGGAGACagtggaggaagagagagcagcagatgaggaagagaggagaaagactgaAGCTCTGAGCGAGATCGAGGTGACGCCCCCCAGCCCTGGCGAGCTCCGGCTGCCTCCTCATGCACACCACACTGAGATCCCGACACTCGGTGCTTGGGCCTCAGCTCTTGCTCTCCCGCCTGCAGGTTCTGAGGGAGGCCCAGGAGCCCAGTGGTCCCCTCATGCTGTCTTCAGGTAAGCACTTGGACAGGAGGGGAGAATGGAGACAGTCCTAACCAGTCTCAGGCAGCTAGTGCCCTAGCTGCTGAGGCCATGTCTGACAGCGAGGGAGCACGCAGAACGTGAAAGCATAGATTTGATTCTCCAGCACTCCCGCTTTTGTACACGTCTAAACTAGGCTCCAGATCATGAGGGAAGCTTTGTAGTCCCCGAGACTGAACACTGGGCCTTGTCATGTCAGGCAAATGCTTCACCACTGAACTACACCTCTAGTCTGGCTACAAGGCCCCCCAATTCCTCAGAGTCAAGCAGGCTccctcagtgctctctccctCAACAGAGCTCTCCCTAGAAGCAGCAGAAGATGAAAAGTCTCGTACTAGCCTCATCCCCCCAGAATGGTGGTAAGCATCCTGGTGGCGCAAGCGCACAGCCTAGTGGCCCCCACCTTTGTCACTGTCATGACTACCTGCCCCCCTCCCTGATTCCTTTGGTTTCCTAGGGCCTGGTCTGAGGAGGGGCAGCCCGAGCCCCCTGCACTGCCCATGCTGCCTGAACTTCCTGAAGTGCCCATGGAGATGCCCCCAAGGCCTGAACTCTCTTCAGAGGCTGTGCTCAGGTATCCGAGAGGCTTCCCTCTAGGGGTGGGACCAGGCTGTTATCCCAGCTGACACCCCTCCATTCCTGCAGGGCAGTAGCACTGAAACTGCAGGCCAACAAGGAGCTGGACTTCAGCAGCCTGGTGCCCCCTCTCAGCCCCCGAAAGTTGGCTTCTCGGGTCTTCTATCTGCTCTTGGGTGAGTGGGTACAAGAAAGCAGGGACAGGCAGGCCGGCCAGAGGCTGCTACAGCACACTCTAGATACTGTGGTGACCTGCCTTCTTTTCTGACCAGTGCTGTCCACACAGAAGATCCTTCTTGTGGAACAACAGAAGCCATATGGGCCCCTCCTGATTCGTCCTGGACCCAAATTCCCCTGAGCAAGTTCATTAAACCATATCCTGCCTCACTGgactttgcctctttttttttttcaagatttatttttaattttaaattatgtgtgtgtgccagccaGATGTGCAAGGGAATGAGGGAATTAAACCTCTGGAGCTCAAGGCTGTCTGAGCCGTCCAGTGGGGGTGGACCGCATTCTGACTTCTGCAGGGACAGTATGTCCTCAGCGCAGCCCCTCCCTtcccagtctcagctctgaacacaTACCTCTAGCCTTTGTGCAGAAAGCTAGTGTCCAAGCAGAAGACAGGCCACCTTTATTATAGTATGACGTCACAgctctgctttcttatagtatGACGTCACAGCTGCTTCCTTATAGTATGATGTCACAGCTCTGCTTTATTATAGTATGATGTCACAGCTCTGCTTTATTATAGTATGATGTCCAGCCCCAGAGACACCCCTGTTAAAACAGCACAGTTGACTTCAATGGATAGAGTCTTTGGTAAGGTGAACTGGACCAGGGCTGACCTCGGTCTTCGGACCCCTGGCCCCTGTGGCCTATAGTCTTAAGTGAGGCCCATCATGGCCTGAAGTTCCTGAGCTTTATCATTTGGCAGAGAGCCCAGGGCTGTGTGGAAGCTGTCGGTGTGCTGCTTGGCCAGGAAcgtcaggagcagcagcagggccGCCTTGGTGTCTGGGTAGAATAGAGAGAGGCCTGATGAAGGACCTGGTTCCTCCGCCCATAGTACCTCAGGCTCTCTGAGCCCTGCCTGTCCCCACTCTCCCTTGCCCTCTGTCGGCCTCACCTGGAGGGATCCGGTTGTCCGGCAGGATCAGGCTGCAGATGCGCAGGAGTTCTGAAGCCACATCCACAACCTATGGAATAGAACTGGTCAACCGGGGCAGCGAAGCAGGGCTTAGAGCAGGCCGTTGAAACCAAGGACAGAAGCCTGTGAGCTTGTCTGAACTGACACCCAACACAACCCGAATAAAGAAACATGGTAACAACCTCTTTTTAGAGGTTAAGATGTGTAACCAAAGATGTCAGCTTCAagagcatttaatcccagcacttgggaggcagaggcaggtggatttctgagttcgaggccagtctgatctacagagtgagttccaggacagccagaattatacagagaaacgctgtctcgaaaaacaacaacaacaaaaaaccaaaacaacaacaacaacaaaagagcaaGTAAAACCCAGAATCCAAATACTCCCAACACTAAAAACCCAAGACACACGGTGACAGAACCGCAGGGCACGGGTCCCCACCGAGGCAGCTGGATGTGCCAGATGGAATCTATGGTGGGTGGTGAGCAGCGGCCAGGGCTCCCTAGCCAATGCTTTTCCTACCCCTGACCTAGGAAAGCAGCCTAGGAAAGTTGTGACTGGTGGCTTGGCCTGAGAGAAGAACCAGAGAAGCTCCGGGGAAACACTCATCGGACTTTATGCCAACTCTGTGgacaaaaaggaaaacagaagccaAGGCTGCAGCTCAGCTGGtaggagtgcttgcctggcaggcaTGAAGACGGGGTGTCATCCTCAGCACTGCTAAAATTATAAACAGAAATGTGTGCCGTGCCGGTGaccccagcgctcgggaggcagagggagggacggGAGGACTGAGGGCTCAGGGCCACCCTCAGCTCTGTAAGAAGCTGGGCCAGTCAGCGAtgcagaagaccctgtctcaggaagaaggcaaaatgaaaacaagagtAGAAGAatgt comes from the Mus musculus strain C57BL/6J chromosome 14, GRCm38.p6 C57BL/6J genome and includes:
- the Rec8 gene encoding meiotic recombination protein REC8 homolog isoform 1 (isoform 1 is encoded by transcript variant 1), which encodes MFYYPNVLQRHTGCFATIWLAATRGSRLVKREYLNVNVVKTCEEILNYVLVRVQPPVAGLPRPRFSLYLSAQLQIGVIRVYFQQCQYLVEDIQHILEHLHRAQLRIRIDMEEADLPSLLLPNCLAMMETLEDAPEPFFGKMSVDPRLPSPFDIPQIRHLLEAATPEKTRKETLPEATPDPRKPDRTLATVQSPEVITLQEAEPIRMLQIEGEQDLPEISRGDLELLIAEKDDAILLEERQRGRLLRQRRASLPLDESREEPRALEGAGLVSALSPPAPAQVEGIQEALPGQVFPPEVQKMTGWEPGALLTEVTPPQELRLPAPPSTEKRLPSLQRPLPRRHRRRQLLFWDKETQISREKFEEQLQTGAHCWEYPVAQPPKRMLTSPAELFRTPTLSGWLPPELLGLWTHCAQVPQRMLRQRPQLETEETVEEERAADEEERRKTEALSEIEVLREAQEPSGPLMLSSELSLEAAEDEKSRTSLIPPEWWAWSEEGQPEPPALPMLPELPEVPMEMPPRPELSSEAVLRAVALKLQANKELDFSSLVPPLSPRKLASRVFYLLLVLSTQKILLVEQQKPYGPLLIRPGPKFP
- the Rec8 gene encoding meiotic recombination protein REC8 homolog isoform 2 (isoform 2 is encoded by transcript variant 2); this encodes MEEADLPSLLLPNCLAMMETLEDAPEPFFGKMSVDPRLPSPFDIPQIRHLLEAATPEKTRKETLPEATPDPRKPDRTLATVQSPEVITLQEAEPIRMLQIEGEQDLPEISRGDLELLIAEKDDAILLEERQRGRLLRQRRASLPLDESREEPRALEGAGLVSALSPPAPAQVEGIQEALPGQVFPPEVQKMTGWEPGALLTEVTPPQELRLPAPPSTEKRLPSLQRPLPRRHRRRQLLFWDKETQISREKFEEQLQTGAHCWEYPVAQPPKRMLTSPAELFRTPTLSGWLPPELLGLWTHCAQVPQRMLRQRPQLETEETVEEERAADEEERRKTEALSEIEVLREAQEPSGPLMLSSELSLEAAEDEKSRTSLIPPEWWAWSEEGQPEPPALPMLPELPEVPMEMPPRPELSSEAVLRAVALKLQANKELDFSSLVPPLSPRKLASRVFYLLLVLSTQKILLVEQQKPYGPLLIRPGPKFP
- the Rec8 gene encoding meiotic recombination protein REC8 homolog isoform 3 (isoform 3 is encoded by transcript variant 3) — its product is MLQIEGEQDLPEISRGDLELLIAEKDDAILLEERQRGRLLRQRRASLPLDESREEPRALEGAGLVSALSPPAPAQVEGIQEALPGQVFPPEVQKMTGWEPGALLTEVTPPQELRLPAPPSTEKRLPSLQRPLPRRHRRRQLLFWDKETQISREKFEEQLQTGAHCWEYPVAQPPKRMLTSPAELFRTPTLSGWLPPELLGLWTHCAQVPQRMLRQRPQLETEETVEEERAADEEERRKTEALSEIEVLREAQEPSGPLMLSSELSLEAAEDEKSRTSLIPPEWWAWSEEGQPEPPALPMLPELPEVPMEMPPRPELSSEAVLRAVALKLQANKELDFSSLVPPLSPRKLASRVFYLLLVLSTQKILLVEQQKPYGPLLIRPGPKFP